In Flavobacterium sp. 83, the genomic window CATATTAATTACTTGAAATTATTTCAATAACACATTTATTTAAAACGTGTTGGGTTTATTTAAATGCAAAGAATAAAACAGGTATAGTTTTGAAATGAATTTCAAAACTATACCTGTAATTATCAAAGAATTGAGGTGCTTCCTGACGGTTGTATTGTTTTCGATTCTAAATCAGTTTGCATTTAGGATTCAATAAAAGTTCAACTGCCGTAAAGTATAATCCTTTTTTAATAAGGGTGTTTTCGGCAAGATCACCTAAAAAGAAGATATTTAAAAAGAGCAACGAATCTCCTGATCTTGCTTTATGAAAATGCATCTTTTTTTTCGATTACCGCTGAAAGCGTTTCTATTTTTGGAATGCTTTTTTATTGATCCATTGTCTTACAGGCACATCATATAATTTTAAGCAAGCATAAGCAAGTACAACACAAGATAATAAAGTCAATATACTCATAGGATATGCTTCACTGAACGGGATTTTATTATCTACTGCCCATGCGGTATAGATGTATATTATTGGATAATGCGTAATGTATATTGGGTAAGAAATATCGCCAAAAAATTTACATACCCTTGAAGAAAATTTACTTGTAATCTCTCCGCTAGCTGCCAAGAAAATTATTAAAGGGAAAAACAAAATTACAGTTGCAGAATCATAAATACCATTCCACCAAATATGCTCACTTCCGCCAATTCTTGGCATAGCTAAAGCCATTATAACTAGTAAACTGCACCAAAAAAAAGCATTTTTTACCTTAATTAATTTTCCCATACGAAAAAGCAATACTCCCGCAAAAAAAGGAAACATCATTCGAGTAAAACCAATATGTATATGTTCAGCATTTAGCGACCAGCCTCCTACAAGATATCCATTAGGACTTGTTACTGCAAGATGAATTAATGCACATCCGGAAAGAAAGACGAGTATTGAAAGCGCTGTTTTTGAAAATTTTCTAACAAAAAGCGCATAGAGAATATTGGCAATATATTCATAAAACAATGACCAGCCGGGTCCGTTAAGCGGATGCATTTCTGCCCAACCACGAATGTCCAAAGAGAGTGGAACAGGAATCAGCGTAAATCCAATAACCATTACCAAAAGCATTTTCCAAACAGGAACTTCATGTATGGCAGGCCATAAGGTTACTGAATCTTGGAAATAAAACAATAATGCACCTATAATCATTCCCATAATGACCATTGGTTGAAGTCGAATCAATCTTCTTTTAAAAAAATTCCCAATTGACATTCTATCCCATCGATCGTCATAAGCGTAGCTAATAACAAAGCCGGAAAGTAAAAAGAAAAAATCAACTGCAAGATAGCCGTGGTTTATTTTTTGATCCAGATAACTAGTCGCATGGGCCTCAAAAATGTGAAAAGCAACCACCATAAGTGCTGCTACACCACGCAAACCGTCAAGTATTGGATAATGGGGTTTTGAATTTATAGTATTGTTATTCATATATTTTAATTTTTATTTTGTGGAATATGTAATTTAATATTTCGAAGACAAAAAATAGTTCTGCTCCTTTTATAAACAAACCTATTCCTTATCAATTTGAAATAATTGCAAGGGCTAAAATCGCACTTAAGTTAAGTTTTAAAAGCCTAATATTGCTATCAGGCTTTTAAAGCTTTGCTTCTTTAGTGAAGCTCAATCATGAATTGAATGCAGAAATTAGTGCTTCAAATCAGAAAATTGAGTGTCTGCAGCAAATGCAGCATTTGTTTTTTCCACCACTAATTCTTTTGCTAAAGAAAATTTAGCAGTTTGTTTAATGTTTAATGACGATGTTCCAATGGCTACTTTGTAAGAACCTGCTTCAGCAATCCAAGCATTTTTAGCGGTAACAAATGAAGCTAAATTTTTAGGATTTAGTGTCAAAGTAATAGTTTGACTTTCTCCCGGTTGCAATAAATTTGTTTTTGCAAAAGCTTTCAACTCTGAACTTGGTTTGTCAGTGTTTTTGGCTGGAGCCGAAAGATATAATTCTACCACTTCTTTTCCAGCTGTTTTCCCAGTGTTTTTTACGGTTACTGTTGCAGTAATTTTATTGGCAAAAGTCGTAGCACTTAATTTCAAATTAGCCACATCAAAGCTTGTATACGATAATCCGTAACCAAATTCGTAAGATGGTTTTACGTTAAACGTGTTGTAATAACGGTATCCAACATAAACTCCTTCTTCGTACGTTACACTTGTAGGGTTTTCAGCAGGCGTTCCAATCCAGTTTTTGAATGAAGGCGTATCAGCATAATTAACGGGGAAAGTCATGGTTAATTTTCCAGATGGAGTTACTTTTCCAGTGAAAACATCGGCTACAGAATTTCCGCCTTCTTGACCTGGTTGCCACGGCAAAAGAATTGCATCTACTTTATCTTTCCAACTAGCGGTTTCAATCACTCCGCCAATATTCAATACAACAACTACTTTTTTTCCTTTGGCATGAAAGGCTTGGGAAACAGTGTTAATTAAAGCTATTTCGTCAGTGGCCAAATTGAAGTCGGCATCTACTTTTCTATCATCTCCTTCTCCAGCATTTCTACCTATTGTAATCAGGGCAACTTCAGATGAATTGGCTTTGTTTTCAATAATTTCCTTGTTCAATTCTAGTTCTTCAATACGTTTTGGAGAAGCCATTAATCCGCCATTTTTTTCACGACGCTCTAACTCTTTTGCTTTTTGATCTGCTGTATACGGTTTGTACAATCCCTCTAGATCTTTATCAATTGAAAATCCTGAATTCGTTAATCCGTCAATTAATGAAACAGTGTACGCTTCATTTACATCACCACTTCCAGTTCCTCCTGAAATAAAATCATACGAAGTCACTCCAAAAACGGCCAATGGAGTAGCTTTAGAAGAAAACGGCAAAGTATTATTGTCATTTTTTAATAGAATAGTTCCTTCGGCGGCTGCTTGTCTTGTTACTTCAGCATTAGCTTTTAAATTTGGTTTCCCCGAATAGTTGTAATTGTTCATAGAAGGAGATCTCATTACTAATTCTAAAACTCGAGTTAAATCGGTATTTACAACTGCTGCAGATAATTTTCCACTTTTCATGTTGTCTAAAATAGCTTGTTTTTGAGTTGGCATTCCTGGCATCAGTAAATCATTTCCAGCAGCTAATTGTGCGGTAACATTACTTACTGCATTTGGAGAAAAAGGAGAATTTGCTCCACCAAATCCATCATAACCACCAAACCAATCCGTCATCACTAAACCTTTAAATCCCCATTCATTTCTTAAAACTGTCGTTAATAAATCTTTTCTTTGCGAAGTATAAGATCCATTAATTAAGTTATAGGATGACATAATAGTCCAAGGCTGTGCTTCTTTTACAGATATTTCAAAACCTCTTAAATAAATTTCACGTAAGGCTCTTTCGCTAATATGAGCATTTACTCCCATACGGTTGCGCTCTTGATTATTAGCTGCAAAATGTTTAACCGAAGTTCCAACTCCATTAGATTGAATACCATTTACGATTGCTGCCGATATTTTACCAGTAAGTAATGGATCTTCTGAATAATACTCGAAGTTTCTTCCGCACAATGGATTTCTATGAATGTTCATTCCTGGTCCTAATAAAACATCTACACCATATTCTTTTACTTCGTTACCCATTGCTTTTCCAACACTGTTGATTAATTCTGTATTCCAAGTGGATGCCAATGCGGTTCCAACAGGAAATGCGGTTGCATAATAGAAGTTTGGGTCATTATTTCTTTTTGGATTAATTCTCAAACCAGCAGGACCATCAGAGACAACGACTGTTGGAATTCCTAATCGTTTTAAATCATAAGTTCCTCCTGCAGCTCCAGGTACTTTTCCTTGAAAACCTTCTGTTGTGAATTTAAAAGTATTTAGATCAAACCCAGGCATTCCAATTCCAATAAGCATGCTTGCTTTTTCATCATCGGTCATTTTGCTAATCAAATCCTGAATTCTATCATTCATCGGAAGACGGTAATCTTCATATTTATCTAGTCTTCCGTTTTGGTTTAAATCAGAAAACGTTAACCCGTCAACAGTAATTATGGGTTTGCCAGGTGAATCTTTAATTTCAGGATTTTTATTCCAAGAAATCCCAGAAAGCACTAATGTTGAAAGAAGTGATATTTTCGCAATTTTCGAAAAAGATATTTTTTTCATAAGGTTTTTTAGGTAGTAATTAATATTGCTTCATAATGAAGCAATATTAATTATATTTTTTAATATTTGCAAAAAAGAAGTGAAAATTTTCATTATTGGTTTTTTATAAAAGAAATTACTTATAATAATTTAATTTATGTTAGAATTTTTAACAATTTGCTTTAAGAAAATAATAATGAAAAAATCAGTTCAATCTTGGGGAATGTATATCTCAAATTTGTCCTATGATTTCTTTCCATAGGATTGTATGGTCAATAGATTTTCAATAGTTAATTTAGCTATTGATAATCTTTCGGATGTTTTATTAATGGGAATCTATCGATGAATTGCCAGAATTTATGATGGACTATAAAAGTATTTTTAAAAAACACCAAAAGGCATTGAGTACGTTTTGAACCGAGTTACCCTCATCTCAGTCGCCCGCCATAATTAAAACGGGAAAATTGGACCGTGCCCGATAATTCAGCTATAACAAGTCTCGATTTGCTAAAACACCTCTTTTAACCGATTCGGTTCTGGCATTAAGGTGCGTTGTTATACCTAAAATTCCGAATCCATTTCATCGCTTGATTGAAGTTAAAATTAAAATCCGTTAATCCGGGATATAAAACACCCGCGCCTATCACAATCATTTTTTTAGCTTTATCAGGATACATTGAGCCAAATTTATAAGCGGTATATCCTCCATCACTAAATCCAAGAATCATTACTTTTTCTGTAGTTACTTCACGGATTACTGCCAATACATCATTTGCTCTTTGTTCTAATGTCAATGGTTCGATTCCGATTTCCTACCATGCCCACGAGTAGAAACTGCTAGTACCTGAAAACATAGGGTAAGGTTGCCTTTGGTTTTTGCCATTTCAGCGGTTGAACTAAACAATCCACCATGTAGTATTACAATGGGTTGTCCTTTGCCATATACTTCATAATAAATTTTGACATCTTTTGATTGTACATAATGTCCCGCCTGTGAATTATTACCATAGGGAATGGTGTTTCATTTGTTCGTCTCTGCTTTGCATGAAATGACGCAACGGTTTTTGCGCAAACGTATTACAACAAAAAACTACAAATATTAAAAAACGTTAGTATTGATTTTTTCATTTTATAGATAAATTAAAATAGTTTTTCTGCGGGAGGAGTAGCACCTACTAATCTTAAATAAACCATTGTTTGTGCTCTATGATGGTTTTGATGTTCAAAACACTTGTTTAACACTTGCTCTTTACTCATGTCAAATTTATCAAAAAGCTTTTCCCAGATAGTTTTCTGTTTTTTGTGATTGACAGTAGAAAACGCCTTTGGCAAACTTTGATTTTATTAGAGTTTATAGTTTTTTAAGTGTTGTAAAACGACATATTTTCTAATTGTTTTTTAACTCATTTAGAATAACTAAAAGATTGTGTAACTGCCAGACAATCAAAACATAAATTCATGTTGTGTTTTAAATGTGTAAAAAACAAATACCTCCTTAAAAATTAATTAACGAAAAAGACTCTTAGCAAAAGTTCAAATTAGTTTGAAGATATATATTTGGCAGATGGAATTTACATAATTATAAATCTAAAAATAAATTCAAAAAACAGGTAGGGTAATTTTATTTTTAAATGTTTTAAAAGGAAAGAATGTGATTTTGAAATATTTTTAACCTTTAATTTTAATAAAATGAAAACCCAACAAAAAACCCTAATTGCCTTTGCATTTTCTTTTATAATGTTTAGCTGTACTAATAATGAACCTGGTTCATCTAGTTCAGCAGTTAGTGCTGTTGCTTTAACCTATGAAGTGGTAGCAGCATCAGTTTTACCAACCACAATTACTTCTTATATCACATCTAAATATGCAGGAGCTACTACAACCCAAGTGAATTTGAATTCAGACGGAACTTATGTGGCTTATGTAACGCTGCCAGCTGGAACTACTCTTAAATCGAGTAATACAGCAAAAACATCTAGCGTTATGGCTAAATTAAATTTTACTGCCAAAGGAACGCTGGAGTCTGTAAAAACTGAAACTACAGTTGCTATTGCTGATTTATTGCCTGCAATAACTACATACATTACCACAAATTATGCTGGGGCAACTATAAAAGAAGCTCATTTAGAATCTGATGGTGGTTTTGATGTGTTCATCACTGCTGCAGATGGAAACAAAATCAAATTGAATTTTGATGTTGCTGGTACATTTGTGTCTGAAAGAGTATTTAAGGCTAATGGAAATCATAAACACAAACATGATACCAATCAAGTACCAGTAGCTATTGCTGATTTAGTTTCCAAAATAAAAATATATATTGAATCAAATTATACAGGAGCTACAATTACTTCTGCTCATAAAGAGTCAGATGCTACTTTTGATGTATTCATTACCACTGCTACAGGAGCTCATTTGAATCTGAATTTTAGTGCTGCTGGCGAATTCCTTTCAGTAAGTTCTAACGGGAGTAATCATTCTAATAGCGAAACTCAAGTTGCAGTAGCGAACCTATTGGCGAGTATTACTACATATATCACTACAAATTATGCGAATGCCACAATTACATCTGCAGAGAAAGATTGGAACGGTGGTTTCGAAGTGCATCTTACTACTGCTGCAGGAGTTCGATTAGAATTGAATTTTACTGGTACAGGTGAATTTGTAGTAGGTTCTGATGCTAACAATAATCATTCTGCATCAATGGTTTCGGTTATTGTAACAGATTTAATTGCCAATATAAAAGAGTATATAACTACAAATTATGTTGGGGCTACTATAAAAGAAGCTCATTTAGAATCTGATGGAAGTTATGATGTTACAATTAGTACTGCAACAGGAACTAAACTAAAATTGAATTTCACAGCTACAGGTGTATTTGTTAATGTAGTAAATAATTAAAAGAAAAAATCTCTTTTAAAATATATTAAAAAAAGACCATCAGTACGCTGATGGTCTTTTTTGTTGTTCTTATTTAAGTTTACAATTGGCTCAATTAGCACTTGTTAAGAATACTAAAACCACTTCAATTACGAAGTGGTTTTAGTTATACTATTTTGTATAAAAAGGGATTCCAAACAGGAAAATTAGATGTAAAAAATAGATTAAATCTTAATATAAATTTTATTTCGATTTAGGAAATAACCCACGATCCAGCAAGTAAGCAGGATAGAAACGGCAAACCCCAAAGAACCCATATAATCCCCAAGCGTCAACACAAAGATATTCTCTGCAATCCAATCATAGGACGAACTGCCTTTTATTTTAAATTGATAAAGCGTGATTACTAGCAATTCAGAAAGGAGGTAAACAAACAAAGGATTTTTGCCCAATACTTCAAAAAAGAATGTCCACTTGGTTTTTTTTAAGATATCTAAAAGGTACACTAATACCGAAAGGATTATAAGATCGAGACCAATAGTTAGTACCACAAAGGAACTGGTCCATAATTTTTTGTTGATTGGAAAAAACGAGTTCCATCCTAAGGCAATTATAATTAAAACAATGCCAACAACTGTCATTTTTAGGATGGTTTTATAATTTTGACCACTTTTTTGTAGAAACGAACCCGCAATATACCCACCAATCACGTTTACAATTGCAGGAAGCGTGCTAAGCAAACCTTCGGGGTCAAAAGCAATTCCGTCACCATGATACATATGATTTGCTCCAATTAACCAAGTATCTAGTTTTAAAACAGCATTTCCTTCTAGAGTATAGTCTCCAAAAGTATAGAGTAGTATTTGATACGAAACAAGCGCGATGACACTAAAAATTAGAGCTCCTTTTGTTTTCCAAAAGCGTAAAATTAGAGCACCAAAAAAATAACACAAAGCAATTCTTTGAAGGACACCAAAAATCCGGGTATCACTCAAGGGTTTCAGCGCACCATTTTCGAAAAAGGGAAACCAATACATTAAAAATCCCAGTAAAAAGAGTATCACAGTGCGTTTTAGTACTTTAGTTAAAAACACTTTATTTGATAAAGTACCGTATTTTGTTATGCTTAAACTAATGGAATTTCCAACAATGAAAAGGAATGTTGGGAACACCAAATCAGTAAGTGTAAAACCATGCCATTTAGCATGCAATAAAGGGGCAAAAGTAGTGGCGCTTTTGCCTGGAGAATTAACAATAATCATAAGGGCGATATCCAAACCCCTAAAGATGTCTAATGATAAATAACGTTTTTTTTGTAGTTCCATGTAGGTTTTATTTTAGAAAGGGACTGTTTGTAACTTTTTCAACTAGTGAATTAATGATTGAAAATTTTCGGATTATAAGATTACTTTTTCTGTAGTTCCTTTCAAACGGCTTTTTTCAGCTGTAAATCCAATAATATGACTTTCAACTGAGGCGTCAATGGAAGAAGAAAGTAAACCGGAATTTTGTTGTGATACGGCTTGTATCCAGTCCGAAACTAAATTCCAATCACCGCCTCCGTGGGCATCACTATTTTGTTGCCATTCCGTTTTTTCTCCAGTTAAAAAGTTAGTGTAAGTAAATTGCGACATATCGCCTACAATATCGCCATGACTACCCATGATACGGGTGCGTCTTCCTTCGTATGATGTAAATGCTTCCATACTGAAGGCAGCCGTAACTCCATTAGAAAACTGAAGATTGGTTGTGTAATGATCCGGTTGGTCATTGTCCATTTGGTACACACAACGACCGTAATTAGTAGTTTTTAGACGGTCTAAAATAGCCTCACCCTGTTTGTCTTCTTCGGTAGGGAGATCAAACACATGAGTTCGTTGTCGGTCACGGTAATAAATTTTCAAAGCACTGTACGGGCATTCTTTTTCTATGGCGCATCCATCAATACAACGAGAGGTTGCACCTACGGGCATATTTTCTTTTTTAAACCATTTTAAATCACCAAATGCCGATATTCTTTCACAAGAATCTCCAACCAACCATCGTAAAATATCAAGATCATGACACGATTTAGCCAGAATTATAGGGGTTGTTTCTTTACTATTGTGCCAGTTTCCACGTACGTAACTGTGTGACATGTGAATGTGCTGTATGGGTTCAAAATGCTGAATGCTTATAAGTTCTCCTATAGTCCCTTTTTGGATGAGTTCTCTTAATTTAATGAAATAGGGTGAATAACGCAGTACATGGCATACCGCCACGATGCGGTTTGTTTTTTTGGCCAAAGCCAATATTTTTCGGCATTCTTTTTCAGTGGGTGCTATTGGTTTTTCAAGCAAGATATCGTAACCCATAGACAAGGCTTTCATGCAAGGCCCAAAATGTAAATTATCGGGTGTAGAAATGATCACAGCATCTGCAAATTTGGGACGGTTAAAAACATCCTCCCAAGTCACAAACCTATTTTCAACTGGAATACCATGTTTTTCGCTATAGCGCTCTTTTCTTATAACAATAGGGTCAGCTACTCCTACAATTTTTAAATGTTCTGGATATTGTAAGGCATAGTTGCCATAAACAGTACCGCGATTTCCAGCACCTAGCGTAATAGCGGTAACAGGTTTTATTGGTGCGGGGTATTTTTTTGGATCGGGAATATGCAAGCGAAGATTTGTTTCGGCAAATCCATGTAAAGGCATGGTTAATATACCGCCGGTGATAAGACCTAAAGTTTTAAGTAGATTTCTTCGTGAAAGTGCTTTTCCCATATCAAATACGTATTTAGTTTATAGCTTCAATTCATTGGTCTATATGCTGTTTATTCTTTATAAAAGGGACAACTTATCCCATAATTAATTTAAATAACTGTTAAATATAAATAAAAAAACAAAACTTTTGTGCAATTTTTTATAATAAACTAAAAGGGACTTGATTGAGGGATGGCAGCAGTACTACAATGTTTTAGCCTTTATATTTTTTAGCTAATTATGAAGTACCTAAAAGATAAAAAAGGATTTATGACAATCTTACAATCAGTTGGATTGTATGGGATATGGTATTAAAGGTGGGTTCTTTTACCGGTCTAATTGAATTTTAGTGTCTTTTAAATTATAAAAAGGAACAATTTAAAACCAGATTCAATTTGCACTTAAAAATTAAATGGTCTCTAGGACTTGATTTTTTGTTTATCTTTGCTGAATAATTGTTAAACAAAAAGCAAATAACACTTAGTAGAGGAACTGGTATGTCTTTAAAATCATTTGGAAAAATCCAATTGAAAATAAGCGTTACTTATATTGGCCTCATAATTAAATTGCTGTTCTACATTAAAAGAAAAATAAATGGAAACTAATAAACCAGATAACGTTGTTTACTCCCTTGAAGAAGGGTTTAATGCTAATATGTTGCCTTATGCTACCAATGTAGGTGCGCCCGTAATACGTGTGGATGATGTGGTGTCATGGAAAAGTAGGGGAATTGAGAATGTAAACAAAGAGTTGGTCAATAAATTTAACGAACTCCAATTGCAGTACCAAAAGTTAATGGAGGAATACGAATGGAACGAACTAGTGTACAGTGCTAAGTTCTCGTTCGAGCCCGTTATTGGCGAAATCTACCATTTGTACCGCGATGCCGCTGGAGTAAACTTTTTGTCCTTAATAAGCCCACAAGAATGGAATCGAGAACACATAGGAACCTTTAGATTGAATAGTGATAAGAAGTGGGTGGTGCTTGATGGGAATCGTGGGGGGTATTAAGATATAAAGTTCACTATTGTAAAAACAAACAATATTTTGCAATAAGGCTTTATACTGATTTTATGCAATAATTGAAACAAACTCTCCAACAACTCTCATTTCTACTCCATTTTCTTCAGTGATAAAGATATTTTTGTAAGATGTATCGAATGAATTTGGCCTTAAAAGAATTGAAGTGTGTTCCCAACCTTCTTCCGTTACTACTTTTTCACTTGAATAGGTCTTAATTGTAAAAGCCGAATTGAAATCTTGATCTTGAATATCAATATTTTCAATTAAAACTATTTTTCCGTTTCTACTACCGCCAGTATAAGGCTTAAACAAGCAGATTGAACCATTTGGAATAACTCTATTCATTGATTCTCCAACTATTTTACATGCAAAATAGTCGTTTTTAGAATTTGCAGGTCCTTCAATTAGGGTAAATTCTTTCTCAGATTGAATTTTACTAAATGTTCCAGCTGCTGCATAGAAATCATATAAAGGAACTGGGTTTTGTAATATGGGTTCAAAATTGATTGTTGCTTGGAACTGATCAATTTCAACTTTCGTTTCAGATTTTTTAGTTTTCTCAGTTAATTTTTCTTCCAAATAATTATACATAGATGGGGAAACTGGACTAGCCAAATTGAAACGGATTTTTACAACTGAAACTTTTTTTCCACTATCATTACTCATTGTTGTTTGCTCAATTTGATTTAGTTCAGGACTCACTTCTCCCATATAATAAAAGTCCATTCCTTCATCATTATTTTTTTTGATAAAAAGAGGAAGCCTAATAGCTCCATTTTTTCCTAAAATAGATTGAACATCTTTACTGTTTATGTTTCTATTAGATTTTGACATCCAATCAAATTCCTTGGCATTTACAAATTTATCTTCATATTTTGTAGATTCAGATATGTCTTCTTCTTTGTGATAGTTTACAAAAATGGGGCAATGAGAATTGTCGGGACTTACTAAATATCCACCTACATTTTGTGCAACTGGATTTTCTATAGTGTTTAATATTCTGAAAACATCTTTACGAGAATATTTTCGATAAAGTAGAAATCCTTCTTGCCAATTATTTGGTTCAAATACTTTGTCAAATTCATATATTGAATAATCTGTAGAATCAACTAAAAATGTTTTAAATGTTTCATGGCTTAAGTAAGAAAGAAATGTGTTTGAAAAAATGAAACTGTCGTTCTCTAATTTTATAATATCTAAATTATAAATCTCTTTTGCAGAAATTAGCTTCCCTTCTTTTTTCTCTCTAATAAATTCAAAATTTAAATTTGAAATACACGATTGAATTGTTTCATTGGAAAAGGTGTAATGATATTTTTTTAAAATTATTTCTTTTAAAGTAGTTAATGAAAGCTTTCCATTTTTAATTAATAATTTGATGATTATACTTTCTTCAACTCTTTTTGAATTGTTTATTTCTTTAGAAAAAAGCTCCAAAAGTTTAATTTGTTCCTTAGCTAAATCTGAGTTGTATTCTTGCTCAACTTTAACAATGAAATTATAATAAGAACCTGCATAATTTACATACAAATATGGATCTCTGGAACCATGCTCTATAAAATCCATCATCATTGGGATTCTACCAAGCTTGAATTTCAATAAGTAGTAATCTTTTTTTAAATCAGAGAACAATTGCATGTTTGCTGAATCAATAGATTGAAATATCTTTTCTTTAGTGATTTCATCAAAATTAATTGTTGAAGAACCAGGAATCATTCTACTTCCTTCCGTAATTAATTTTCTAAGAGAATCTTTATTATATGAGGTATCACCATAAAGTGCGATTGGAATTAGATAGTTGTTTTCGTAATTCCCTATAAAATCAATAACGGTTACATAGTTTTTCCCATCAATTTTTCTCAATCCTCGACCTAATTGCTGAATAAAAATGATAGATGATTCAGTTGGTCGAAGCATAATAATCTGATTAATTTTAGGAATATCAATACCTTCATTGAAAATATCAACTGTAAAAATATAATCAAGTTTTTCGTGTATATTATCTGATTCTAACTTCTCAATTGCTTTTGCTCTTTCTAATTCAGTACTATCACCAGTTAAGGCAACTGTTTTAAGTCCCTTTAAATTAAATAAAGCAGAGAGTTCAGTTGCTTCTTTTTTTCTAGAACAAAAAATTAAACCTCTAGTGATGCCGTTGTCACTTCCGTAAAATCGGGCTTGTTCAATTACTCTTTTAACTCTTTCAGTAGAAACTAATAAATTAAAATCTGATTTATTGTCAATCACATTATTGTCAATTAATAAATCGGCGACACCATAATAGTGAAACGGACTGAGCATTTCTTCTTCCATTGCTCGGTTTAATCTAATCTCATAAGCAATATTGTGGTCAAATAATTGAAATATATTGTTACCATCAGTTCTTTCAGGAGTAGCGGTCATTCCTAAGAGAAACTTTGGTTCAAAATAATCGATTAATCGC contains:
- a CDS encoding PepSY-like domain-containing protein; the encoded protein is MKTQQKTLIAFAFSFIMFSCTNNEPGSSSSAVSAVALTYEVVAASVLPTTITSYITSKYAGATTTQVNLNSDGTYVAYVTLPAGTTLKSSNTAKTSSVMAKLNFTAKGTLESVKTETTVAIADLLPAITTYITTNYAGATIKEAHLESDGGFDVFITAADGNKIKLNFDVAGTFVSERVFKANGNHKHKHDTNQVPVAIADLVSKIKIYIESNYTGATITSAHKESDATFDVFITTATGAHLNLNFSAAGEFLSVSSNGSNHSNSETQVAVANLLASITTYITTNYANATITSAEKDWNGGFEVHLTTAAGVRLELNFTGTGEFVVGSDANNNHSASMVSVIVTDLIANIKEYITTNYVGATIKEAHLESDGSYDVTISTATGTKLKLNFTATGVFVNVVNN
- a CDS encoding acyltransferase gives rise to the protein MNNNTINSKPHYPILDGLRGVAALMVVAFHIFEAHATSYLDQKINHGYLAVDFFFLLSGFVISYAYDDRWDRMSIGNFFKRRLIRLQPMVIMGMIIGALLFYFQDSVTLWPAIHEVPVWKMLLVMVIGFTLIPVPLSLDIRGWAEMHPLNGPGWSLFYEYIANILYALFVRKFSKTALSILVFLSGCALIHLAVTSPNGYLVGGWSLNAEHIHIGFTRMMFPFFAGVLLFRMGKLIKVKNAFFWCSLLVIMALAMPRIGGSEHIWWNGIYDSATVILFFPLIIFLAASGEITSKFSSRVCKFFGDISYPIYITHYPIIYIYTAWAVDNKIPFSEAYPMSILTLLSCVVLAYACLKLYDVPVRQWINKKAFQK
- a CDS encoding DinB family protein, whose product is MPKAFSTVNHKKQKTIWEKLFDKFDMSKEQVLNKCFEHQNHHRAQTMVYLRLVGATPPAEKLF
- a CDS encoding alpha/beta fold hydrolase; this translates as MTLEQRANDVLAVIREVTTEKVMILGFSDGGYTAYKFGSMYPDKAKKMIVIGAGVLYPGLTDFNFNFNQAMKWIRNFRYNNAP
- a CDS encoding acyltransferase family protein, whose product is MELQKKRYLSLDIFRGLDIALMIIVNSPGKSATTFAPLLHAKWHGFTLTDLVFPTFLFIVGNSISLSITKYGTLSNKVFLTKVLKRTVILFLLGFLMYWFPFFENGALKPLSDTRIFGVLQRIALCYFFGALILRFWKTKGALIFSVIALVSYQILLYTFGDYTLEGNAVLKLDTWLIGANHMYHGDGIAFDPEGLLSTLPAIVNVIGGYIAGSFLQKSGQNYKTILKMTVVGIVLIIIALGWNSFFPINKKLWTSSFVVLTIGLDLIILSVLVYLLDILKKTKWTFFFEVLGKNPLFVYLLSELLVITLYQFKIKGSSSYDWIAENIFVLTLGDYMGSLGFAVSILLTCWIVGYFLNRNKIYIKI
- a CDS encoding glycoside hydrolase family 3 N-terminal domain-containing protein — translated: MKKISFSKIAKISLLSTLVLSGISWNKNPEIKDSPGKPIITVDGLTFSDLNQNGRLDKYEDYRLPMNDRIQDLISKMTDDEKASMLIGIGMPGFDLNTFKFTTEGFQGKVPGAAGGTYDLKRLGIPTVVVSDGPAGLRINPKRNNDPNFYYATAFPVGTALASTWNTELINSVGKAMGNEVKEYGVDVLLGPGMNIHRNPLCGRNFEYYSEDPLLTGKISAAIVNGIQSNGVGTSVKHFAANNQERNRMGVNAHISERALREIYLRGFEISVKEAQPWTIMSSYNLINGSYTSQRKDLLTTVLRNEWGFKGLVMTDWFGGYDGFGGANSPFSPNAVSNVTAQLAAGNDLLMPGMPTQKQAILDNMKSGKLSAAVVNTDLTRVLELVMRSPSMNNYNYSGKPNLKANAEVTRQAAAEGTILLKNDNNTLPFSSKATPLAVFGVTSYDFISGGTGSGDVNEAYTVSLIDGLTNSGFSIDKDLEGLYKPYTADQKAKELERREKNGGLMASPKRIEELELNKEIIENKANSSEVALITIGRNAGEGDDRKVDADFNLATDEIALINTVSQAFHAKGKKVVVVLNIGGVIETASWKDKVDAILLPWQPGQEGGNSVADVFTGKVTPSGKLTMTFPVNYADTPSFKNWIGTPAENPTSVTYEEGVYVGYRYYNTFNVKPSYEFGYGLSYTSFDVANLKLSATTFANKITATVTVKNTGKTAGKEVVELYLSAPAKNTDKPSSELKAFAKTNLLQPGESQTITLTLNPKNLASFVTAKNAWIAEAGSYKVAIGTSSLNIKQTAKFSLAKELVVEKTNAAFAADTQFSDLKH